The following are encoded together in the Desulfococcus multivorans genome:
- the secA gene encoding preprotein translocase subunit SecA, whose amino-acid sequence MIFDFLTKVFGSKNERELKKLQPIVERINAFEPEIQALSDDALKGQTARFKERLERGEPLDDILPEAFATTREASIRTLKMRHFDVQLIGGIVLHQGKIAEMKTGEGKTLVSTLPAYLNALTGKGVHIVTVNDYLATRDAEWMGRIYEFLGLSVGTVVHGMTDKERHVAYSSDITYGTNNEFGFDYLRDNMKYELEALVQGELHFAIVDEVDSILIDEARTPLIISGPAEKSTHLYYQVNEIIPRFKRDTDYTIDEKARTSVLTEEGIAKAEEMLKVDNIYDPKNIEMLHHVNQALKAHTLFKRDVDYIVKNGEVVIVDEFTGRLMPGRRYSEGLHQALEAKENVKIENENQTLATITFQNYFRMYDKLAGMTGTADTEAAEFKKIYDLDVMVIPTHMPMIRKDYPDAIYKTRREKFDAVIREIQELYKKGQPVLVGTISIDISEELSEKLKKKGVKHTVLNAKHHAKEAEIVAMAGQPGAVTISTNMAGRGTDIVLGEGVKALGGLHIIGTERHESRRIDNQLRGRSGRQGDPGSSRFYLALEDDLLRIFGGDRITGVMDKLGMEEGEPIEHNLISRAIENAQAKVEAHNFDIRKHLLEYDDVMNQQREVIYEQRREALRGEDLRSSIEEMILERADEIAADFIDEKSLPEDWDLKGLSDAVFKQYNIRMALDAAVLEGLDAEGVAQLISDKALAVYGQREQTVGPEQFRMIERYVMLQTVDSLWKDHLLSMDHLKEGIGLRGYAQQNPLIVYKREGFEMFNSMIHRIKEEMVEIMFKIQVAKPDALEDFTEPKDKDLVFSGGDTDGSLKKKPVKRERKIGRNDPCPCGSGKKYKKCCGK is encoded by the coding sequence ATGATTTTCGACTTTCTGACCAAGGTATTTGGAAGCAAAAACGAAAGAGAACTCAAAAAGCTACAGCCGATCGTAGAAAGGATCAATGCATTTGAGCCTGAAATTCAGGCCCTGAGTGACGACGCCCTGAAAGGTCAAACAGCAAGATTCAAGGAGCGTCTCGAGAGAGGCGAACCGCTTGACGATATTCTGCCCGAGGCGTTCGCCACGACCAGGGAAGCTTCCATCCGAACTCTCAAGATGCGCCATTTCGACGTTCAGCTTATCGGTGGAATCGTATTGCACCAGGGGAAGATCGCCGAAATGAAAACCGGTGAAGGGAAAACCCTTGTTTCGACCCTGCCGGCCTACCTCAACGCGCTCACCGGGAAAGGCGTTCACATTGTGACCGTAAATGATTACCTGGCCACCCGCGACGCGGAATGGATGGGGCGAATCTACGAATTCCTGGGGCTGTCGGTGGGCACCGTCGTTCACGGCATGACCGACAAGGAGCGTCACGTCGCCTATAGTTCCGATATAACCTATGGAACTAATAATGAATTCGGTTTTGATTACCTTCGGGACAACATGAAGTATGAACTGGAGGCACTGGTTCAGGGGGAACTCCATTTTGCCATAGTGGACGAGGTGGACAGCATTCTGATCGATGAAGCAAGGACGCCGCTCATCATTTCTGGACCCGCCGAAAAATCGACCCATCTGTATTATCAGGTCAACGAGATCATTCCGCGGTTTAAACGGGACACGGATTACACCATCGACGAAAAGGCCCGAACCTCGGTGCTTACGGAAGAGGGGATCGCCAAGGCCGAGGAGATGTTGAAGGTGGACAACATCTATGATCCCAAAAACATCGAAATGCTGCATCATGTCAACCAGGCCTTGAAAGCCCATACCCTGTTCAAACGGGATGTGGACTATATCGTCAAGAACGGCGAGGTCGTCATTGTCGATGAGTTCACCGGACGCCTTATGCCGGGGCGACGCTACAGCGAAGGTCTTCACCAGGCGCTCGAAGCGAAGGAGAACGTGAAGATTGAAAACGAAAACCAAACGCTTGCGACCATTACCTTCCAGAATTACTTTAGAATGTATGACAAGCTGGCGGGCATGACCGGTACGGCGGACACCGAGGCGGCGGAATTCAAGAAGATCTATGATCTGGATGTTATGGTCATTCCGACACATATGCCCATGATTCGGAAGGATTATCCCGACGCCATATACAAAACGAGACGAGAGAAATTCGATGCGGTGATTCGAGAAATTCAGGAGCTCTACAAAAAAGGACAACCAGTGCTGGTGGGCACCATTTCCATCGATATTTCGGAGGAATTGAGCGAAAAACTTAAAAAGAAGGGTGTAAAACACACTGTTCTCAACGCCAAGCATCATGCCAAGGAGGCGGAAATTGTGGCCATGGCCGGACAGCCGGGTGCGGTGACCATTTCCACCAACATGGCCGGCCGAGGTACCGACATCGTGCTCGGAGAGGGCGTCAAGGCACTGGGAGGGCTTCACATCATTGGAACGGAACGCCATGAGAGCCGGCGGATCGACAATCAGCTCAGAGGACGTTCAGGTCGGCAGGGAGACCCCGGATCATCTCGCTTTTATCTGGCATTGGAGGACGACCTCCTCCGAATTTTCGGCGGAGATCGTATTACCGGCGTGATGGACAAGCTTGGAATGGAAGAGGGTGAGCCCATTGAGCATAACCTCATCAGCCGGGCCATTGAAAATGCTCAGGCCAAGGTGGAGGCCCATAATTTCGATATCCGTAAGCATCTCCTCGAATACGACGACGTCATGAACCAACAGCGCGAGGTGATCTATGAGCAACGACGGGAGGCCCTCCGGGGAGAGGACCTGCGAAGCTCCATCGAAGAGATGATTCTGGAGCGGGCCGATGAAATCGCAGCGGATTTCATCGATGAAAAGTCGTTGCCCGAGGATTGGGACCTCAAGGGGTTGAGCGATGCGGTTTTCAAACAGTACAATATCCGCATGGCGCTGGATGCGGCCGTTCTCGAAGGTCTCGACGCCGAAGGCGTCGCGCAGTTGATATCCGACAAGGCTCTGGCGGTTTACGGCCAGCGGGAACAGACGGTCGGCCCCGAACAATTTCGGATGATCGAGCGGTATGTTATGCTGCAAACCGTCGATAGCTTGTGGAAAGACCATCTGCTCAGCATGGATCACCTGAAAGAGGGGATCGGCCTGAGGGGATATGCCCAGCAGAACCCGCTGATCGTTTACAAGAGAGAGGGGTTCGAGATGTTCAACAGCATGATCCACCGAATCAAGGAAGAGATGGTGGAGATCATGTTCAAAATCCAGGTCGCCAAACCGGATGCCCTGGAGGATTTCACGGAGCCCAAGGATAAGGATCTGGTCTTTTCAGGCGGAGATACTGACGGCTCCCTCAAGAAAAAGCCCGTCAAACGGGAACGCAAAATCGGCAGAAATGACCCGTGCCCTTGCGGCAGCGGGAAAAAATACAAAAAATGTTGTGGCAAATAA
- the clpA gene encoding ATP-dependent Clp protease ATP-binding subunit ClpA, whose translation MISKELSATLGFAVREAKRRRHDHVCVEHVLYAILHDDFGIEIIRNCGGNIENLKNQLTQFFDERLESVPEGKEYVFQQTAGFQRVIQRAVNHARSAEKPEVDVGDILASIFQEKESHAAYFMNAEGITRLDVLNYISHETPRETYEASNSPEQEDETRSKSRQGDMLSAFTTELVQKAAEGKIDPLIGREAELERTVQVLCRRRKNNPVFVGEPGVGKTALAEGLAIMVHEKRIPDLLKDVRIYALDLGAMLAGTKFRGDFEKRLKGVITALKDKKNAILFIDEIHTIVGAGATSGGSMDASNIMKPFLASGEIRCIGSTTYEEYQNHLEKDRALSRRFEKIEVPEPSAAETYKILKGLKSYYEDHHDIVYTDPALKAAAELSAKYINDRFLPDKAIDVIDETGAFIRLTGGANRKKIHASDIEKIVAKIARIPTQSVSVTDRSRLEHLAESLKGVVFGQDDAIGSLVTAIKRSRAGLGNPDHPVGSFLFTGPTGVGKTEVARQVSTSLGVKFLRFDMSEYMEKHAVARLIGAPPGYIGFDQGGLLTDGVRKHPHSVLLFDEIEKAHPDLFNILLQVLDYATLTDNSGKKADFRNVIIIMTSNAGAREMSTQTIGFGDARQDVKRKGQKAIERYFSPEFRNRLDGIINFNALDIGIMERIVDKFIRELNLQLSTKKVVLSITDEVRTWLAKKGYDPRYGARPLGRVIQTEIKDRLSDEILFGQLEKGGSVSAQLADGRIAFVINASSDARGADLRQKRA comes from the coding sequence ATGATCAGTAAAGAACTGAGTGCTACGCTCGGATTTGCAGTAAGGGAAGCCAAACGAAGACGCCATGATCATGTTTGCGTGGAGCACGTCCTTTACGCGATCCTGCACGATGATTTCGGGATAGAGATTATTCGGAACTGCGGCGGGAATATCGAGAATCTGAAAAACCAACTCACCCAATTTTTCGATGAGCGTCTTGAAAGCGTTCCGGAGGGTAAGGAATATGTCTTTCAGCAGACTGCCGGTTTCCAACGGGTAATTCAACGGGCTGTGAATCACGCACGTTCCGCGGAAAAGCCGGAGGTGGACGTGGGGGATATTCTGGCGTCCATCTTTCAGGAAAAGGAGTCCCATGCCGCTTATTTTATGAATGCCGAGGGCATCACGCGCCTGGATGTACTGAACTACATTTCCCACGAAACCCCCAGGGAGACCTACGAAGCATCGAATTCACCCGAGCAGGAAGATGAGACCCGGTCCAAAAGCCGACAGGGCGACATGCTTTCGGCCTTTACGACGGAACTGGTTCAAAAGGCCGCGGAGGGAAAGATCGATCCGCTTATCGGTCGTGAAGCGGAACTCGAACGTACGGTTCAGGTTCTCTGCCGCCGCCGGAAGAACAACCCGGTCTTTGTTGGGGAACCGGGGGTCGGGAAGACCGCGCTGGCTGAAGGCCTGGCCATCATGGTCCACGAGAAGCGAATCCCGGACCTGCTCAAGGACGTGAGGATTTATGCTTTGGACCTGGGAGCGATGCTCGCCGGAACAAAATTCCGGGGGGATTTCGAAAAACGACTCAAAGGGGTAATCACGGCGCTCAAGGATAAGAAGAACGCCATCCTCTTCATCGATGAAATTCACACGATTGTCGGCGCCGGGGCCACCTCCGGCGGCTCCATGGACGCCTCCAACATCATGAAGCCCTTTCTGGCCAGCGGAGAGATTCGGTGCATCGGCTCCACCACTTACGAGGAATACCAGAACCACCTGGAAAAGGACCGGGCCCTTTCACGCCGGTTTGAAAAAATCGAGGTGCCGGAGCCGTCAGCGGCCGAGACCTACAAAATCCTGAAGGGGTTGAAGAGCTATTACGAGGATCATCATGACATCGTTTACACCGATCCGGCCCTGAAGGCGGCCGCAGAACTTTCGGCCAAGTACATCAATGATCGTTTCCTGCCGGACAAGGCCATCGACGTCATCGATGAAACCGGGGCTTTCATCCGTCTGACCGGCGGTGCCAACCGGAAGAAGATCCATGCGTCCGATATCGAGAAGATCGTGGCTAAAATCGCCAGGATTCCCACCCAGAGCGTTTCGGTTACGGACAGGAGCCGGCTGGAACATCTGGCCGAAAGCCTGAAGGGTGTTGTATTCGGCCAGGATGACGCTATCGGATCCCTGGTCACCGCCATCAAGCGGTCCCGCGCCGGCTTGGGAAACCCCGACCACCCGGTCGGATCGTTCCTGTTTACCGGGCCTACCGGGGTCGGGAAGACCGAGGTGGCCCGTCAGGTATCGACCAGTCTGGGGGTCAAATTTCTCCGGTTCGACATGAGCGAGTACATGGAGAAGCACGCCGTGGCTCGCCTTATCGGCGCTCCTCCGGGATACATCGGTTTCGACCAGGGCGGACTCCTGACCGACGGGGTCCGGAAACATCCTCACAGCGTCCTGTTGTTCGACGAGATCGAAAAGGCACACCCCGACCTCTTCAACATTTTGCTGCAGGTTCTGGATTATGCTACACTTACCGACAACAGCGGCAAGAAGGCGGACTTCAGAAACGTCATCATCATTATGACCTCCAACGCCGGTGCAAGGGAGATGAGCACTCAAACCATCGGATTCGGGGATGCCCGGCAGGATGTAAAGCGCAAGGGGCAGAAAGCCATCGAGAGATATTTCAGCCCGGAATTTCGAAACCGACTCGACGGCATCATTAACTTTAATGCCCTCGATATCGGTATCATGGAGCGGATAGTGGATAAATTCATCCGGGAGTTGAATCTCCAGCTTTCGACCAAGAAGGTGGTGCTTTCCATTACGGATGAGGTCCGGACCTGGCTGGCGAAAAAGGGGTATGATCCACGATACGGCGCCAGACCCCTGGGCCGCGTTATCCAGACCGAAATCAAGGATCGGTTGTCGGATGAAATCCTGTTCGGGCAGCTGGAAAAAGGCGGCAGCGTGTCCGCTCAACTGGCGGACGGGCGTATCGCTTTCGTTATCAACGCGTCTTCGGACGCTCGTGGGGCCGATCTTCGGCAAAAGAGGGCGTGA
- the clpS gene encoding ATP-dependent Clp protease adapter ClpS, whose amino-acid sequence MSQNNPDIQESVSTDTLEDVREPSMYRVLLHNDNYTTMEFVVEILMYVFNKTVEAATKIMLNVHRKGVGVCGVYTYEVAETKVETVSRLAEENGFPLKCTMEEE is encoded by the coding sequence ATGAGCCAAAACAATCCTGATATCCAGGAAAGTGTCTCAACCGATACGCTGGAAGACGTTCGCGAACCTTCCATGTACCGGGTTCTCCTCCACAACGATAATTACACGACCATGGAATTCGTGGTGGAGATCCTGATGTATGTATTCAACAAAACGGTTGAAGCGGCGACAAAGATCATGCTGAATGTCCATAGGAAAGGCGTCGGCGTCTGCGGCGTGTATACTTATGAAGTTGCGGAGACAAAGGTGGAAACCGTCTCGCGACTCGCCGAGGAAAACGGGTTTCCGCTGAAATGCACGATGGAGGAAGAATAG
- the aat gene encoding leucyl/phenylalanyl-tRNA--protein transferase → MPVFELSDKLGFPPPHLAEREGLLAVGGDLSLPRLILAYKKGIFPWYSEYDPIIWWSPDPRLVLYPDRMNVSKSLKKILKQGRFQITLDLAFDRVIRECAVVRTEAGQGTWLVEEMIQAYILLHQAGYAHSVEAWSDGKLAGGLYGVSLGACFFGESMFTRVSNASKAAFVTLVRQLKKWEFDMIDCQVRTDHLVRLGAEEIPRKIFLKSLEKCLAVKTRRGRWRFDDATPAFDNEHRSQGVVEL, encoded by the coding sequence ATGCCGGTTTTTGAATTATCCGATAAACTGGGATTTCCCCCGCCGCATCTGGCGGAGCGGGAAGGTCTGTTGGCCGTGGGGGGAGATCTGAGTCTTCCACGGCTGATATTGGCCTACAAAAAGGGGATATTCCCCTGGTATTCCGAATATGATCCCATTATATGGTGGTCTCCGGATCCGAGACTGGTGCTCTATCCCGACCGGATGAACGTTTCAAAAAGTCTCAAAAAGATTCTGAAGCAGGGCCGCTTCCAGATCACCCTCGACCTGGCCTTTGACCGGGTCATCCGGGAGTGTGCAGTGGTGCGAACCGAGGCCGGACAGGGGACATGGCTGGTGGAAGAGATGATCCAGGCGTACATCCTGCTTCATCAGGCGGGATACGCCCATTCCGTGGAAGCCTGGTCCGATGGAAAGCTAGCCGGGGGACTTTACGGCGTTTCTTTAGGCGCCTGTTTTTTCGGTGAATCGATGTTCACCCGTGTCAGCAATGCATCCAAGGCGGCCTTTGTCACGCTGGTGCGTCAGCTCAAAAAATGGGAGTTCGATATGATTGACTGCCAGGTCCGTACCGACCATCTGGTTCGACTTGGGGCGGAGGAGATCCCGAGAAAAATATTTCTGAAAAGCCTCGAAAAATGCCTCGCGGTCAAAACCCGGCGGGGGAGGTGGCGTTTTGATGATGCAACACCTGCCTTCGACAATGAACATCGAAGCCAAGGAGTTGTGGAATTATGA
- a CDS encoding M23 family metallopeptidase gives MTFCSVTAVGGFGVLVKEYLHLKSVARDARTLETQLANQHEMLQFQRKQIQCFASEINGLKDKLVALSQFGKKVRTIANLGPEEETENLFGVGGSAPADLDPFLDLKVKHNSLMRKMHEQVRHLNQEAEIQKAEFETLMGALEERQNLLARTPSIYPVKGTMTSVFGSRKSPFTGESEFHKGVDIAAKSGTVVVAPADGRITMAEYNGSYGKMMVIDHGYGVLTRYAHLSRFLKEKGDKVKRGEKIARIGNTGRSTGPHLHYEVRLNGMPVDPQNYFMNSDHDPVVSYSRK, from the coding sequence ATGACGTTCTGCAGTGTTACCGCCGTTGGCGGGTTTGGGGTTCTGGTGAAGGAGTACCTTCATCTGAAATCTGTAGCCCGAGATGCGAGGACATTGGAAACCCAACTGGCGAATCAGCATGAGATGCTTCAGTTTCAACGAAAACAGATTCAGTGTTTTGCCAGTGAAATCAATGGTCTTAAAGATAAACTCGTGGCTTTGAGTCAGTTTGGGAAGAAAGTCCGCACAATAGCAAACCTGGGGCCGGAAGAGGAGACGGAAAATCTTTTCGGGGTCGGCGGCTCCGCGCCGGCGGATCTGGATCCGTTTCTCGATCTGAAGGTCAAACATAACAGCCTGATGCGAAAGATGCACGAACAGGTCAGACATCTCAACCAGGAGGCGGAGATCCAGAAAGCGGAATTCGAGACTCTCATGGGAGCCCTGGAAGAGCGGCAGAACCTCCTGGCCCGGACCCCGTCTATTTACCCTGTCAAAGGCACCATGACCTCCGTGTTCGGCAGTCGAAAATCTCCATTTACCGGAGAATCCGAATTTCACAAAGGCGTCGATATCGCCGCCAAGAGCGGCACCGTCGTCGTCGCGCCTGCCGACGGGCGAATTACCATGGCCGAGTACAACGGTTCCTATGGAAAAATGATGGTCATTGATCACGGATACGGCGTGCTGACGCGCTATGCTCACCTGAGCCGGTTTTTGAAGGAGAAGGGGGACAAAGTGAAGCGGGGTGAAAAGATTGCCCGCATCGGCAATACGGGAAGAAGCACGGGCCCTCATCTCCATTACGAAGTCCGCTTGAACGGAATGCCCGTGGATCCTCAAAATTATTTCATGAATTCAGACCATGATCCAGTGGTCTCATACAGCAGAAAATAG
- a CDS encoding CPBP family intramembrane glutamic endopeptidase, whose product MASERIQLRSLGAAVAAVVGIEILMWWSIESDRINPMAALGWGRIAEIVAFTLVLRVWRGGLDEIGMRKGSILPGLLQGLVWSAVAGGMAGCALFVLPGLGIDPLEWLPVRLLRETDDRITLFVVGGLIGPVAEEIFFRGILYGYLRRWGVVMATGISTAAFVLLHSSPGVVQAVGGILFAAAYEAKGRLTAPITLHVLGNTALFFLSLMVCGARHP is encoded by the coding sequence ATGGCATCAGAACGTATTCAACTGAGATCTTTGGGAGCGGCGGTTGCCGCCGTTGTCGGCATCGAAATTCTGATGTGGTGGTCCATTGAATCGGACCGTATCAACCCGATGGCGGCCCTCGGTTGGGGACGGATCGCCGAGATTGTCGCTTTCACGCTTGTCCTTCGGGTCTGGAGGGGCGGACTTGACGAGATCGGTATGCGGAAGGGTTCGATATTGCCGGGTCTTCTTCAGGGTCTGGTCTGGTCCGCCGTCGCCGGCGGGATGGCGGGGTGTGCTTTATTTGTCTTGCCGGGTCTGGGGATCGATCCCCTGGAATGGCTTCCCGTCCGGCTTCTCCGGGAAACGGACGACCGCATCACCCTTTTTGTGGTCGGTGGGCTCATCGGGCCTGTTGCCGAGGAAATCTTCTTTCGGGGAATCCTATATGGCTATCTGAGGCGTTGGGGGGTGGTTATGGCCACGGGTATCAGTACTGCCGCTTTTGTTCTCCTCCATTCCTCCCCGGGTGTTGTTCAGGCGGTCGGCGGCATCCTGTTTGCTGCGGCCTATGAGGCAAAAGGTCGTCTGACGGCCCCCATAACGCTCCACGTGTTGGGTAACACGGCGCTGTTTTTCTTGTCGCTTATGGTTTGCGGAGCCCGTCACCCGTAG
- the folD gene encoding bifunctional methylenetetrahydrofolate dehydrogenase/methenyltetrahydrofolate cyclohydrolase FolD — protein sequence MSAKLILGTEIREEILEEITAEVAEIKKKHGMVPGLVTILVGESPASVSYVTLKIKTAHRVGFHEVQDNQPADISEKDLLALIDKYNKDDSIHGILVQLPLPKHIDDKKVLNAIDPDKDVDGFHPVNVGRLMIGGDEVKFPPCTPAGIQEMIVRAGVETSGAEVVVVGRSNIVGKPIANMMVQKGKGANSTVTIVHTRTRDLAAHCKRADILIVAAGVPGLVKPEWIKPGACVIDVGVNRVGEKPSAKDPSKMVAVLRGDVDFDAAKEIAGYITPVPGGVGPMTITMLMHNTLKSLKFKLGIA from the coding sequence ATGTCAGCGAAGTTGATTTTAGGTACTGAAATCCGCGAGGAGATTCTCGAGGAGATCACGGCGGAGGTCGCTGAGATCAAAAAAAAACACGGTATGGTGCCCGGACTGGTGACGATCCTCGTTGGTGAAAGTCCCGCCTCCGTTTCCTATGTCACACTGAAGATCAAAACGGCCCACCGGGTCGGATTCCACGAGGTTCAGGACAATCAGCCGGCGGACATCTCCGAAAAAGATCTTCTGGCTCTCATCGACAAGTACAATAAAGACGATTCCATTCACGGCATTCTGGTTCAGCTGCCGCTGCCGAAGCACATCGACGACAAAAAGGTCCTCAACGCCATTGATCCCGACAAAGACGTCGACGGCTTTCACCCCGTCAACGTCGGCCGACTGATGATCGGTGGTGATGAAGTGAAATTCCCACCCTGTACTCCTGCCGGTATTCAGGAGATGATCGTTCGTGCCGGCGTCGAGACCAGCGGTGCGGAAGTCGTTGTCGTGGGACGCTCCAATATCGTCGGAAAACCGATCGCCAATATGATGGTCCAGAAGGGCAAGGGCGCCAATTCAACCGTGACGATCGTTCATACCCGTACCAGGGATCTGGCGGCTCACTGTAAACGCGCGGACATCCTGATTGTCGCTGCGGGCGTCCCCGGATTGGTGAAGCCCGAATGGATCAAGCCGGGTGCCTGTGTCATCGACGTTGGTGTCAACAGAGTCGGCGAGAAGCCGAGCGCCAAGGATCCGAGCAAGATGGTCGCCGTGCTCCGGGGGGATGTGGATTTTGACGCCGCGAAGGAGATCGCCGGCTACATCACACCTGTTCCCGGCGGGGTTGGGCCCATGACGATTACGATGCTCATGCACAATACCTTGAAATCCCTCAAATTCAAACTCGGAATTGCTTAA
- a CDS encoding HIT domain-containing protein: MFCRIAGGDTDTDFLFENASVVVFRDIHPHAPVHLLIVPKKHIRSINDVVAEDQSLLGEMIAVARDMAAREGLSASGYKLLFNVERGGGQVIFHLHLHLLGGWNR; this comes from the coding sequence CTGTTTTGCAGGATTGCCGGCGGCGATACCGACACGGACTTTCTGTTTGAGAACGCATCGGTTGTGGTCTTCAGGGATATTCATCCCCATGCGCCGGTCCATCTGTTGATCGTGCCTAAAAAGCATATCCGCAGCATCAACGATGTGGTGGCCGAAGACCAATCGCTTTTGGGGGAAATGATCGCGGTGGCCCGTGATATGGCCGCCAGGGAGGGGCTATCCGCATCAGGTTACAAGCTTCTGTTCAATGTCGAACGCGGCGGGGGACAGGTCATTTTTCATCTTCATCTGCATCTTCTGGGCGGCTGGAATCGATAG
- a CDS encoding HEAT repeat domain-containing protein, with protein MAIRSIAAGLLTAQTIAVVHVRISNIDHYEKVKSLLDAGFVAVPSSAVAESLKDWHTAFYGGVFFTLTLGLGLTFLSLPAVGWWHRNRNLSVRWSLILLWTGLIGVMNSNGVSAAATAYAVLIPAAVFAASIRDKRGRGSTVRGVGAIHLLGILVLGGIMLLKADTAVFSAVRDRLLLTNPIGIGVNNFYYRYTLYPAQAFKSLNQELIRTWRATDLRGNPTIARLRPTLARLDWLEIGEGGPHDMVVRIDGERLSLYRQGKTILGVPAGEFLARPGLTLKDFSAETDRDVGLRRITFASLTAICLLTIYGGVYFPVHCLAGRRLGPIGTAAASVFVALAAGSLVLSWTSGTIEKKAAGKAALKAFLHADDAALRIKGLIRLCREKRDIQGLADPRGMARGEDPMERYWLARSLAFARSPDTFTVLVDLLDDPQVNVAYQACRSLGRRGDRRAVAPLLSVIHRSREWYVQLHAYRALKRLGWHQNVFN; from the coding sequence ATGGCGATCCGTAGCATTGCTGCCGGCCTCCTGACGGCCCAGACCATTGCCGTCGTTCATGTTCGGATCTCCAACATCGATCATTACGAAAAGGTCAAATCCCTTCTGGATGCCGGCTTTGTGGCGGTGCCGTCGTCCGCCGTCGCCGAATCTCTGAAAGACTGGCATACCGCTTTTTACGGCGGGGTGTTCTTTACCTTAACCCTGGGCCTGGGGCTTACTTTTCTGTCCCTTCCCGCCGTTGGGTGGTGGCATCGGAACCGGAACCTTTCGGTCCGCTGGAGTCTCATCCTCTTGTGGACCGGTCTGATCGGGGTGATGAATTCCAACGGTGTCTCGGCGGCAGCCACCGCCTATGCCGTCTTGATTCCCGCAGCGGTCTTCGCCGCGTCGATCCGGGATAAACGGGGCCGGGGCAGCACTGTACGGGGCGTCGGAGCAATCCATCTCCTGGGAATCCTCGTTCTGGGCGGGATAATGCTGTTGAAGGCCGACACCGCCGTCTTCTCCGCCGTGCGGGATCGTCTTCTCCTCACCAATCCCATCGGTATCGGCGTCAATAATTTCTACTACCGGTATACCCTCTATCCTGCCCAGGCCTTCAAGTCCCTCAATCAGGAACTCATCCGAACCTGGCGTGCCACAGACCTTCGCGGTAACCCGACGATCGCTCGTCTGAGACCGACCCTCGCCCGACTGGACTGGCTGGAAATCGGTGAAGGGGGGCCTCATGACATGGTGGTGCGAATCGATGGGGAACGCCTGTCGTTGTATCGTCAGGGAAAAACGATCCTCGGGGTTCCCGCCGGGGAATTCCTTGCTCGCCCCGGATTGACGCTGAAGGATTTCTCAGCCGAGACGGACCGTGACGTCGGTTTGAGGCGGATCACTTTTGCGTCCCTCACGGCGATCTGTCTGCTCACCATTTATGGTGGTGTCTATTTCCCCGTTCACTGCCTCGCCGGAAGACGCTTGGGACCGATTGGAACGGCTGCGGCGAGTGTTTTTGTCGCCTTGGCCGCAGGCAGTCTTGTGCTGTCCTGGACCTCGGGGACGATCGAAAAGAAGGCGGCAGGCAAGGCGGCGTTGAAAGCATTCCTTCATGCCGATGACGCCGCGTTGCGGATCAAGGGCCTGATCCGTCTTTGCCGTGAAAAGCGGGATATACAAGGGCTTGCGGATCCTCGAGGGATGGCGCGTGGTGAGGACCCCATGGAACGTTACTGGCTGGCAAGGTCCCTCGCTTTCGCGCGGAGCCCCGACACCTTTACCGTTCTCGTGGATCTTCTGGACGATCCCCAGGTCAATGTCGCCTACCAGGCCTGCCGTTCATTAGGGCGGAGAGGCGATCGACGCGCCGTCGCCCCTCTCCTCTCGGTAATCCACCGCTCCCGTGAGTGGTATGTCCAGCTCCATGCCTACAGAGCCTTGAAGAGATTGGGATGGCATCAGAACGTATTCAACTGA